In a single window of the Candidatus Kuenenbacteria bacterium HGW-Kuenenbacteria-1 genome:
- the tgt gene encoding tRNA guanosine(34) transglycosylase Tgt, whose product MMNLYKILFQHPMTKFQLIKKSKKSKARLSLFKTSHGDIEGPFFMPIATRGAIKNLTPDEMKSLKNQIILSNTYYLMLRPGMKVIKKAGGLHKFMNWNGPILTDSGGYQAYSLGSLKFKVQSSKLQIENNKFQSKSPSEVLQMGQGIFKERNPLNIPLQRDLSVKFSEQGVEFYSEVDGEKIFLSPEKAVEIQIILGSDIIMVLDQCVALPCDYKKIKQALELTTRWAKRSNEYFLKNKKEHQMLFGIVQGGTYKKLRLQSAKELVNIDFDGYAIGGLAVGEPRKKMFDVLNCTVPILPENKPHYLMGVGKPEEIIEAVKRGIDMFDCVIPTRNARHGTLYKFKVKSVKLKVKEEDFYEIIRITNAKFEYDLQPIDSNCSCYTCQNYSRAYLRHLFMTNESLGFRLATIHNLAFYLELMEKIRKGILEGRI is encoded by the coding sequence ATGATGAATTTATACAAGATTCTATTTCAACATCCTATGACCAAATTTCAATTGATTAAAAAATCAAAAAAATCTAAAGCACGGTTGAGTTTATTTAAAACTTCTCATGGTGATATTGAGGGGCCTTTTTTTATGCCTATTGCTACGCGTGGAGCGATAAAAAATTTAACTCCTGACGAAATGAAATCTTTGAAGAATCAAATTATTCTTTCAAATACTTATTATTTAATGCTTAGGCCGGGAATGAAAGTAATTAAAAAAGCAGGAGGATTGCATAAATTTATGAATTGGAATGGTCCAATTTTAACGGATTCTGGAGGTTATCAGGCATATTCGTTGGGAAGTTTAAAGTTTAAAGTTCAAAGTTCAAAGTTGCAAATTGAAAATAATAAATTTCAATCAAAAAGCCCTTCTGAAGTTCTTCAAATGGGTCAGGGGATTTTTAAAGAAAGAAACCCTTTAAATATCCCTTTACAAAGAGACTTAAGCGTAAAATTTTCCGAACAAGGAGTGGAATTTTATTCAGAGGTTGATGGAGAAAAAATTTTTTTATCACCAGAAAAAGCAGTAGAAATTCAGATAATTTTAGGATCAGACATTATTATGGTTTTAGATCAATGTGTTGCTTTGCCATGCGATTATAAAAAAATAAAGCAGGCATTAGAATTAACAACAAGATGGGCAAAACGGTCTAATGAATATTTTTTAAAAAATAAAAAAGAACATCAAATGTTATTTGGCATTGTTCAAGGTGGAACATATAAAAAATTGCGGTTGCAAAGCGCGAAAGAACTTGTTAATATTGATTTTGATGGATATGCAATTGGAGGATTGGCTGTGGGTGAGCCAAGAAAAAAAATGTTTGATGTTTTAAACTGCACAGTTCCAATTTTGCCGGAAAATAAACCGCATTATTTAATGGGTGTAGGTAAGCCAGAAGAAATTATTGAAGCAGTAAAAAGAGGAATTGATATGTTTGATTGTGTTATTCCCACACGAAACGCACGACATGGAACATTATATAAGTTCAAAGTGAAAAGTGTAAAGTTAAAAGTTAAAGAAGAGGATTTTTATGAAATAATACGGATTACTAACGCTAAATTTGAATATGATTTGCAGCCAATAGATTCTAATTGTTCTTGTTATACTTGCCAAAATTATTCCCGCGCTTATTTGAGACATCTTTTTATGACAAATGAATCGCTTGGATTTCGTTTAGCTACAATTCACAATTTGGCTTTTTATTTGGAATTAATGGAAAAAATTAGAAAAGGAATTTTAGAGGGAAGGATATAA